The following proteins are encoded in a genomic region of Brachypodium distachyon strain Bd21 chromosome 1, Brachypodium_distachyon_v3.0, whole genome shotgun sequence:
- the LOC100843132 gene encoding protein NRT1/ PTR FAMILY 8.3 isoform X1, with protein sequence MEGAADVERPLIHDHDHDHPQDECSKYTSDGTLDINNQPALKQSTGNWRACFFILGTEFSECLCFFAVARNLVTYLTTTLHESNVGAARNVSTWIGTCFLTPLVGAFLADAHWGRYSTIVVFLSVYLLGMLIMTLSASLPLFQPSSSPNASGIHGFAVYMGLYLVALGTGGIKPCSSALGADQFDGADPAELVTKGSFFNWYYFAINIGSLLSATAIVWIQDNVGWSVGFGIPMLVMALGLAVFVAGRNFYRYKRRPPGHCSSPLTRVAQVVVAAVRNCRLELPDDPSALHELLLPSSSSLGSTTKEEEEGDYCRIAHTSQFRFLDKAAIVEENKKGKKKKAGPWKQCRVSQVEELKMLLRMSPVWASLLLFFAATAQMSSTLIEQGMAMDTRVFGFTVPPASLSTFDIASVLLWVPLYDALLVPLARRLTGESRGFTQRQRIGAGLALSALAMAYAAHVEAWRLSMAAAAARETEGKKRVGIMWQAPCYFVMGAAEVFASIGMLEYFYDQSPEGMKSLGTALAQLAIAGGNYLNSGLLGAVASATGWITDDLDEGHLDYFFWFMAALGVANLLQFVYCSTRHKG encoded by the exons ATGGAAGGCGCAGCAGATGTGGAGAGGCCACTCATTCATGATCATGATCATGATCATCCCCAG GACGAATGTTCAAAATACACAAGCGATGGAACTCTCGACATCAACAACCAGCCTGCTCTGAAGCAGAGCACGGGCAACTGGAGAGCTTGCTTCTTCATCCTAGGCACCGAGTTCAGCGAGTGTCTGTGCTTCTTCGCCGTGGCTCGGAACCTGGTCACGTACCTGACGACGACGCTCCACGAGAGCAACGTCGGCGCCGCCAGGAACGTGTCCACATGGATCGGGACCTGCTTCCTGACGCCGCTCGTCGGGGCTTTCTTGGCCGACGCGCATTGGGGCAGGTACTCCAccatcgtcgtcttcctctccGTTTACCTCCTG GGCATGCTGATCATGACACTATCGGCATCGCTTCCACTGTtccagccttcttcttctcccaacgCCAGCGGCATCCATGGTTTCGCGGTGTACATGGGGCTCTACCTCGTGGCGCTCGGCACGGGCGGCATCAAGCCCTGCAGCTCGGCGCTCGGCGCGGACCAATTCGACGGCGCTGACCCGGCGGAATTGGTCACCAAGGGCTCCTTCTTCAACTGGTACTACTTCGCCATCAACATCGGCTCGCTGCTGTCCGCCACGGCCATCGTCTGGATCCAGGACAACGTCGGGTGGAGCGTCGGCTTCGGCATCCCAATGCTGGTCATGGCGCTCGGGCTCGccgtcttcgtcgccggcaGGAACTTCTACCGCTAcaagcggcggccgccgggacACTGCAGCAGCCCGCTGACAAGGGTCGCCCAGGTGGTCGTTGCCGCCGTCCGGAATTGCCGGCTCGAGCTCCCCGATGATCCATCCGCCTTGCACGAGCTGTTAttaccttcttcttcttcactcGGTAGTACTactaaagaagaagaagaaggggattaCTGCAGGATTGCGCATACGAGCCAGTTCAGGTTCTTGGACAAGGCCGCCATTGTAGAGGAGAacaagaaggggaagaagaagaaggcgggcCCGTGGAAGCAGTGCAGGGTGTCGCAGGTGGAGGAGCTGAAGATGCTGCTGCGGATGTCGCCGGTGTGGGCGTCGCTGCTGCTCTTCTTCGCGGCCACGGCGCAGATGTCGTCCACGCTGATCGAGCAAGGCATGGCCATGGACACCCGCGTCTTCGGCTTCACCGTGCCGCCCGCGTCGCTCTCCACCTTCGACATCGCCAGCGTGCTGCTCTGGGTGCCGCTCTACGACGCCCTGCTGGTGCCGCTGGCCCGGCGCCTGACAGGCGAGAGCAGGGGGTTCACGCAGCGGCAGCGGATCGGGGCCGGGCTCGCGCTGTCGGCGCTCGCCATGGCGTACGCGGCGCATGTCGAGGCGTGGCGGCtctcgatggcggcggcggcggcgcgggagacggaggggaagaagagggtgGGGATCATGTGGCAGGCGCCGTGCTACTTCGTGATGGGCGCGGCGGAGGTGTTCGCCAGCATCGGCATGCTCGAGTACTTCTACGACCAGTCGCCCGAGGGCATGAAGAGCCTCGGCACCGCGCTCGCGCAGCTCGCCATTGCCGGCGGGAACTATCTGAACTCTGGGTTGCTCGGCGCCGTCGCGTCGGCCACCGGGTGGATCACGGACGACCTTGATGAGGGACACCTGGATTACTTCTTCTGGTTCATGGCTGCTCTTGGCGTCGCCAACCTGTTGCAGTTCGTCTACTGCTCCACTAGACACAAAGGCTGA
- the LOC100843132 gene encoding protein NRT1/ PTR FAMILY 8.3 isoform X2 has product MDRDLLPDAARRGFLGRRALGQGMLIMTLSASLPLFQPSSSPNASGIHGFAVYMGLYLVALGTGGIKPCSSALGADQFDGADPAELVTKGSFFNWYYFAINIGSLLSATAIVWIQDNVGWSVGFGIPMLVMALGLAVFVAGRNFYRYKRRPPGHCSSPLTRVAQVVVAAVRNCRLELPDDPSALHELLLPSSSSLGSTTKEEEEGDYCRIAHTSQFRFLDKAAIVEENKKGKKKKAGPWKQCRVSQVEELKMLLRMSPVWASLLLFFAATAQMSSTLIEQGMAMDTRVFGFTVPPASLSTFDIASVLLWVPLYDALLVPLARRLTGESRGFTQRQRIGAGLALSALAMAYAAHVEAWRLSMAAAAARETEGKKRVGIMWQAPCYFVMGAAEVFASIGMLEYFYDQSPEGMKSLGTALAQLAIAGGNYLNSGLLGAVASATGWITDDLDEGHLDYFFWFMAALGVANLLQFVYCSTRHKG; this is encoded by the exons ATGGATCGGGACCTGCTTCCTGACGCCGCTCGTCGGGGCTTTCTTGGCCGACGCGCATTGGGGCAG GGCATGCTGATCATGACACTATCGGCATCGCTTCCACTGTtccagccttcttcttctcccaacgCCAGCGGCATCCATGGTTTCGCGGTGTACATGGGGCTCTACCTCGTGGCGCTCGGCACGGGCGGCATCAAGCCCTGCAGCTCGGCGCTCGGCGCGGACCAATTCGACGGCGCTGACCCGGCGGAATTGGTCACCAAGGGCTCCTTCTTCAACTGGTACTACTTCGCCATCAACATCGGCTCGCTGCTGTCCGCCACGGCCATCGTCTGGATCCAGGACAACGTCGGGTGGAGCGTCGGCTTCGGCATCCCAATGCTGGTCATGGCGCTCGGGCTCGccgtcttcgtcgccggcaGGAACTTCTACCGCTAcaagcggcggccgccgggacACTGCAGCAGCCCGCTGACAAGGGTCGCCCAGGTGGTCGTTGCCGCCGTCCGGAATTGCCGGCTCGAGCTCCCCGATGATCCATCCGCCTTGCACGAGCTGTTAttaccttcttcttcttcactcGGTAGTACTactaaagaagaagaagaaggggattaCTGCAGGATTGCGCATACGAGCCAGTTCAGGTTCTTGGACAAGGCCGCCATTGTAGAGGAGAacaagaaggggaagaagaagaaggcgggcCCGTGGAAGCAGTGCAGGGTGTCGCAGGTGGAGGAGCTGAAGATGCTGCTGCGGATGTCGCCGGTGTGGGCGTCGCTGCTGCTCTTCTTCGCGGCCACGGCGCAGATGTCGTCCACGCTGATCGAGCAAGGCATGGCCATGGACACCCGCGTCTTCGGCTTCACCGTGCCGCCCGCGTCGCTCTCCACCTTCGACATCGCCAGCGTGCTGCTCTGGGTGCCGCTCTACGACGCCCTGCTGGTGCCGCTGGCCCGGCGCCTGACAGGCGAGAGCAGGGGGTTCACGCAGCGGCAGCGGATCGGGGCCGGGCTCGCGCTGTCGGCGCTCGCCATGGCGTACGCGGCGCATGTCGAGGCGTGGCGGCtctcgatggcggcggcggcggcgcgggagacggaggggaagaagagggtgGGGATCATGTGGCAGGCGCCGTGCTACTTCGTGATGGGCGCGGCGGAGGTGTTCGCCAGCATCGGCATGCTCGAGTACTTCTACGACCAGTCGCCCGAGGGCATGAAGAGCCTCGGCACCGCGCTCGCGCAGCTCGCCATTGCCGGCGGGAACTATCTGAACTCTGGGTTGCTCGGCGCCGTCGCGTCGGCCACCGGGTGGATCACGGACGACCTTGATGAGGGACACCTGGATTACTTCTTCTGGTTCATGGCTGCTCTTGGCGTCGCCAACCTGTTGCAGTTCGTCTACTGCTCCACTAGACACAAAGGCTGA
- the LOC100843132 gene encoding protein NRT1/ PTR FAMILY 8.3 isoform X3, whose translation MLIMTLSASLPLFQPSSSPNASGIHGFAVYMGLYLVALGTGGIKPCSSALGADQFDGADPAELVTKGSFFNWYYFAINIGSLLSATAIVWIQDNVGWSVGFGIPMLVMALGLAVFVAGRNFYRYKRRPPGHCSSPLTRVAQVVVAAVRNCRLELPDDPSALHELLLPSSSSLGSTTKEEEEGDYCRIAHTSQFRFLDKAAIVEENKKGKKKKAGPWKQCRVSQVEELKMLLRMSPVWASLLLFFAATAQMSSTLIEQGMAMDTRVFGFTVPPASLSTFDIASVLLWVPLYDALLVPLARRLTGESRGFTQRQRIGAGLALSALAMAYAAHVEAWRLSMAAAAARETEGKKRVGIMWQAPCYFVMGAAEVFASIGMLEYFYDQSPEGMKSLGTALAQLAIAGGNYLNSGLLGAVASATGWITDDLDEGHLDYFFWFMAALGVANLLQFVYCSTRHKG comes from the coding sequence ATGCTGATCATGACACTATCGGCATCGCTTCCACTGTtccagccttcttcttctcccaacgCCAGCGGCATCCATGGTTTCGCGGTGTACATGGGGCTCTACCTCGTGGCGCTCGGCACGGGCGGCATCAAGCCCTGCAGCTCGGCGCTCGGCGCGGACCAATTCGACGGCGCTGACCCGGCGGAATTGGTCACCAAGGGCTCCTTCTTCAACTGGTACTACTTCGCCATCAACATCGGCTCGCTGCTGTCCGCCACGGCCATCGTCTGGATCCAGGACAACGTCGGGTGGAGCGTCGGCTTCGGCATCCCAATGCTGGTCATGGCGCTCGGGCTCGccgtcttcgtcgccggcaGGAACTTCTACCGCTAcaagcggcggccgccgggacACTGCAGCAGCCCGCTGACAAGGGTCGCCCAGGTGGTCGTTGCCGCCGTCCGGAATTGCCGGCTCGAGCTCCCCGATGATCCATCCGCCTTGCACGAGCTGTTAttaccttcttcttcttcactcGGTAGTACTactaaagaagaagaagaaggggattaCTGCAGGATTGCGCATACGAGCCAGTTCAGGTTCTTGGACAAGGCCGCCATTGTAGAGGAGAacaagaaggggaagaagaagaaggcgggcCCGTGGAAGCAGTGCAGGGTGTCGCAGGTGGAGGAGCTGAAGATGCTGCTGCGGATGTCGCCGGTGTGGGCGTCGCTGCTGCTCTTCTTCGCGGCCACGGCGCAGATGTCGTCCACGCTGATCGAGCAAGGCATGGCCATGGACACCCGCGTCTTCGGCTTCACCGTGCCGCCCGCGTCGCTCTCCACCTTCGACATCGCCAGCGTGCTGCTCTGGGTGCCGCTCTACGACGCCCTGCTGGTGCCGCTGGCCCGGCGCCTGACAGGCGAGAGCAGGGGGTTCACGCAGCGGCAGCGGATCGGGGCCGGGCTCGCGCTGTCGGCGCTCGCCATGGCGTACGCGGCGCATGTCGAGGCGTGGCGGCtctcgatggcggcggcggcggcgcgggagacggaggggaagaagagggtgGGGATCATGTGGCAGGCGCCGTGCTACTTCGTGATGGGCGCGGCGGAGGTGTTCGCCAGCATCGGCATGCTCGAGTACTTCTACGACCAGTCGCCCGAGGGCATGAAGAGCCTCGGCACCGCGCTCGCGCAGCTCGCCATTGCCGGCGGGAACTATCTGAACTCTGGGTTGCTCGGCGCCGTCGCGTCGGCCACCGGGTGGATCACGGACGACCTTGATGAGGGACACCTGGATTACTTCTTCTGGTTCATGGCTGCTCTTGGCGTCGCCAACCTGTTGCAGTTCGTCTACTGCTCCACTAGACACAAAGGCTGA